The Halomicronema hongdechloris C2206 genome includes a window with the following:
- a CDS encoding four helix bundle protein, translating into MQDFIHSYQELQVYQLAFDSSVEIYQLSQGFPEAEKDLLTRQMLTASRSACASIAAAWGKRRYRRAFVATLSDAQAEAAEMQTWIQIAMACGYLGGEAGQTLFGRYRLIFSALDRLIGDASVWLKPLGEEL; encoded by the coding sequence ATGCAGGACTTTATTCACAGCTATCAAGAACTCCAGGTGTATCAGTTGGCGTTCGACAGCTCAGTGGAAATTTATCAGCTCTCACAAGGGTTTCCAGAGGCAGAAAAGGACCTCCTGACCAGACAAATGCTGACGGCATCACGCTCAGCCTGTGCCAGTATCGCCGCAGCCTGGGGCAAGCGCCGTTACCGAAGGGCATTCGTAGCTACGCTCAGCGATGCCCAGGCTGAAGCGGCTGAAATGCAAACCTGGATTCAGATTGCCATGGCATGTGGATATCTGGGTGGCGAGGCAGGACAAACACTATTTGGCCGCTACCGACTCATTTTTTCAGCCCTGGACCGCCTGATTGGAGATGCTTCTGTTTGGCTGAAACCCCTAGGCGAGGAGTTGTGA